agcaaaaattattgctttaaatactgctactagtgaggctaaatttcttaaaaatgtattatgtgATTTGTCATTGTTAAATAAGCGTATACCTCCAATTCCaatgcattgtgatagtcaaaTTGTCATATCTAAAGtaacaaacaaaattttgatgaaaaaagaagacacttaagagtgagacataagtctattagaaatttgatttctcatggtgtcatttctcttgactttgtcaggtcaaaaaataatattgcggATCCGCTTACAAAAAGGTTGACATGTCAACAAGTACTTGAGTCGTCAAGGGGAATGAGATTAAAGCCtattatttagttacaacaatggacacccgtctccatgtgattggtgatcccatgaatggagttcaacgggtaacaacgaaattgtttgttgactaaagtacaccaaaatgaaatttggcGGAGTTGTTCcgtttctcattcctatgacgagatgtattataaattgtggcaatattaaggttgaggtatttatatatgtgtatttttggtaaaaaaaaaatacctcttaatgaatccgatgacaattattgtaAGGGTGGGGGTCACAACccactctttgaggattcacctagtgagtgtggtggtggggCCGCCACTGTGAGATATGGACTAATCTCTAAGTGACACTCACGAAACAAGATACAAGCGCAAGGCCGTGTAACGCGCTACCACTGATTAGAACCTAATTGAACACCAATATTGTAGGTGTTGTGTACTAAAGTCCGATTAAAGAAtatgtagttcaagacaatcaagtcactacatttttctcggatggaagttcataaacactaggtataaggctcaaacccggaaggttccttataccgaaatacaatattacatgctctttctcttatgtttttatacaaattatcttttagaaaatatattttaaaattttaaattatgtgggggaatgttggtaaatatttgtgttttaatttaaaatttataaatatatatattaattctattttataaaataatatttattttagattctcttaagattttgttttaatgagtcaaactaatttgttatatttgttgtgACAACTGTAGGTTGGTTTTCCAACTGTCATATTTCtaacggtcatattttgttgttgcaaaatgcctatatatatatatatctttcctCTTTTCTAGAAATGACAGACTGAGAGCTCTGGtttctttctcccaaaaatttgtctctttcttttcctataaaaaaacttattttttgtgagagcaagagcattggtgttcataaggttcggggatcctttcgctgcacacgatcggaaccaacgggttgtcgtatcttgggagaggagcgcaatcagaatttcttacccgtgcagtgggggcgttttctctctaaggataacgtttacgcgcttcaacccaggctatttaattctttcccttaatttaatttttccttgtgttcaTTGTGTGATATAATGCATTatttatgtgttgtcaattaaatttattttgttactgttattttgttatttaattcaagactgtgcatcttcttcgtatttattttctttcattttttattttattttccaacatgATAGAGGTTACGAAGCACTGGACTCCAGAACATCAGTGCTGAATGAGATTAAGGAAGCATTGAAGGATCCTAAAATGTACATGATTGGGGTGCATGGGATGGGTGGCGTGGGTAAAACTACACTTGTGAATGAGTTAGAGTGGCAAGTAAAGAAAGATGGCTCATTTGGTGCTGTGGTTATTGCCACTATAACCTCTTCTCCAAATGTGaaagaaattcaaaacaaaattgcTGATGCgttgaataaaaaattgaaaaaagagacCGAGAAAGAAAGAGCAGGAGAATTGTGCCAAAGaataagagagaagaaaaatgttCTAATTATTCTAGATGACATTTGGAGTGAACTTGATTTGACAGAAGTGGGAATTCCTTTTGGTGATGAACACAGTGGCTACAAATTAGTGATGACTTCTAGAGATCTTAATGTGCTGATAAAGATGGGAACTCAAATAGAATTTGATCTCAGAGCTTTACAGGAGGAGGATAGTTGGAATTTGTTCCAGAAAATGGCAGGTGATGTTgtcaaagaaatcaatataaaacCAATTGCAGAAAATGTGGCCAAATGTTGTGCTGGTTTACCCCTTTTGATAGTTACTGTGGCTAAGGGTTTGAGAAAAAAGGATGCCACTGCTTGGAAGGATGCCCTAATTCAACTAGAGAGTTTTGATCATAAAGAGTTGCAAAATAAAGTCCATCCTAGTCTGGAGttgagttataattttttagagaaCGAGGAACTGAAGTCACTATTCTTATTCATTGGTTCATTTGGCATAAATGAGATCGACACAGAAGAGTTGTTTTCATATTGTTGGGGGTTGGGCTTTTACGGTCACCTGCGCACATTGACAAAGGCAAGAAACAGGTATTACAAGTTAATAAATGACCTTAGGGCCTCTTCATTGTTGCTTGAAGACCCTGAATGCATTCGAATGCATGATGTTGTGTGTGACGTGGCTAAATCAATTGCATCTAGGTTTCTTCCGACTTATGTGGTTCCAAGGTACAGAATAATAAAAGATTGGCCCAAGGTAGATCAACTTCAAAAGTGTCACTATATTATCATTCCTTGGTCTTATATTTATGAACTTCCCGAGAAGTTGGAGTGTCCAGAGTTGAAGCTACTTGTACTTGAAAATAGACATGGTAAATTGAAAGTCCCTGACAACTTTTTCTATGGGATAAGagaagtgaggactttgagtttATATGGAATGTCATTCAACCCTTTCCTACCTCCTCTCTATCACTTGATAAACCTTCGCACATTGAATCTTTGTGGATGTGAATTAGGAGACATAAGGATGGTTGCAAAACTCACAAATTTAGAAATTCTCCAGTTGGGAAGTTCTAGTATTGAAGAGCTCCCTAAAGAAATAGGACATCTAACTCATCTCCGGTTGCTAAATTTAGCAACATGCTCTAAACTAAGAGTCATTCCTGCAAATCTTATATCAAGTTTGACGTGCTTAGAAGAATTGTACATGGGGAGTTGCCCTATCGAATGGGaggttgaaggaagaaaaagtgaAAGCAACAATGCAAGTTTAGGTGAGTTATGGAATTTGAATCAGTTGACAACTTTAGAGATATCAATCCAAGATACTTCTGTTTTGCCAAAGGACTTGGAGTTCCTTGAAAAGCTCGAACGATACTACATATCAGTTGGTTATATGTGGGTAAGGCTACGGTCGGGTGGTGATCATGAAACTTCAAGAATACTTAAGCTCACAGACTCTTTGTGGACAAACATATCATTGACTACAGTTGAGGACTTGTCCTTTGCTAATTTAAAGGATGTTAAGGATGTGTATCAATTGAATGATGGTTTTCCACTACTAAAACATCTGCATATCCAAGAAAGTGATGAATTGTTGCACATCATTAACTCAACAGAGATGTCGACTCCCTATTCTGCATTTCCTAATTTGGAGACTCTGGTTCTTTTCAATCTATCTAATATGAAAGAAATATGCTATGGTCCAGTTCCAGCACattcttttgaaaaacttcAAGTTATTACGGTTGTAGATTGTGATGAGATGAAGAATCTACTTTTGTATTCTCTCTTAAAGAACCTTTCTCAACTTCGTGAGATGCAAATTACTCGATGCAAAAATATGAAAGAGATCATAGCAGTGGAAAATCAAGAGGATGAGAAAGAAGTTTCCGAGATTGTTTTCTGTGAATTGCATTCTGTCAAATTAAGACAATTACCTATGCTCCTGAGTTTCTGTTTGCCATTAACAGTCGAGAAAGACAATCAACCCATTCCTCTGCAGGCACTGTTTAATAAAAAGGTAAACCCATGATTTACGACTTCTTCACTATTTCAATTCTTTTTGCaggcttaaatatattcaaatcttttttcttaataGTGTTCGATTTAACAAATTATTGTGTACTTCATCACAATACTTTTGCATAAATTTCTATGCCACCTACTAATTTGAGATCACCTAATGAATACCTAGTATTGTGTATTTCCATAGGTTGTGATGCCTAAACTTGAAACATTAGAGTTGCGTTACATCAATACATGTAAAATATGGGATGATATACTTCCAGTCTATTCCTGCATTCAAAACTTGACCAGCTTGTCAGTTTACAGCTGTCATAGATTAACAAGTTTGTTCTCATCCTCTGTGACTAGAGCACTGGTCAGACTAGAAAGACTAGTGATTGTTAATTGCTCTATGCTGAAGGACATATTTgtccaagaagaagaagaggtaaTTAAACATTGCAGAATGGAATAATAATGTAACTATAGTTGTAGTTTGTCTTCTAAAGTAGATACGACACTTATGTATTCAACTGGAATAAATATATTGTAGGTTGGACTTCCAAACTTGGAGGAGTTGGTTATCAAGAGTATGTGTGATTTGAAGTCAATATGGCCTAATCAACTGGCTCCAAATTCCTTTTCCAAGCTGAAAAGAATTATCTTTGAGGACTGTGAAGGCTTTGATTATGTCTTTCCAATCTCTGTGGCTAAGAAGCTTCGGCAGCTCCAATCTCTTGATATGAAGCGCTGTGTCATAAAGAATATTGTTGAAGAAAGTGATAGTTCTGATATGACGAATATTTACCTTGCACGGTTATCAGTAGATGGCTGTGATAATATGAATACCATAGTCCAGCCCTCCGTGCTATTTCCGAATTTAGATGAATTGGATGTAGGTAGTTGTCATGGAGTGGTAAATATTATAACGCCATCAAGGGCCGAAAGTTTACCAAAACTCCGCTTTTTAAGCATAGGTTGTTGTGATAAGCTAGAGGAAATTTATGGAAGCAAGAATGAGAATGATGCACCATTacgtgaaatttattttatgaaattggAGGTATTATTATTGATGGTGTTACCGAGGCTCACAAGCTTTTGCCGGGGAAATTACAACTTCTATTTTCAATCACTACGAATGGTACAGTTGGATGCCTGTTCCATGATGGAGACTTTCTGTCATGGAAAATTAACCACACCAAGGCTCAAGAAGGTGCTATATGAATGGGGATCAAAAGAACTTTGGGATGACGACCTTAATACTACCACTAGAACAATTTTCACTAAAAGGTATTGAGCTCGTCAACAAAACTTCAAGATCCCAACTTCAATTCTTACTCCAACTTCTGCAGTTAAGAATAatgctctgtttttttttttttattgcttagTTTCCACAATACAGAACAAGATTGGAATTCATCATCAGAACTCTGGAGGTATTGAGATATGGCTATTATATTTGTGCTTTGATTCTTATATcttcattattcttttaatCGTTCAtcagattgtttttttttttttcttttcttaacttcCTTTTCACATTATTGTTTTAATCGTTcttcacattatttttttttattactctaGTAGGACAAGTTTCAGGGAATATTTTCTTCGTCAACTAAATATCTTACATTTCCATGCACCTTTGTTGTATGTATTAATTACTTGGTTGaatgtgccattatttttaaaacacaacTTATATCTGCTGTTGCTATAACGCGTGTGgctattttaatcaaaatttaagcCAACCAAAATAGTTCATGAAAATTGGCCAAGTTCATGGAGTTTTATCTTGTGTGAACTTTCTTAAGATGTAAGAAATTTCTTAGATATGGCAAAGCATATCACTTTACACGAACATGCGTCATATAATCTACTGACAACTTTTTAGATTGTCTAATTTTCCAATCACCTTTAATGAATATTTAGTcactttttatgattttatttcattttgtcttcaaataaataagttaagaaTTTTAGAATGGAGaatgttatttgtttttaatataattttctagTGTAATCAatgttgattttcttatttttcttttgttaatatttttaggaATTAAAGGAAGATTAGAAAAGCTTTTGACATTTGCTTTAGTTGAAGCTAGCGGGAAAATGAACAAAACGGAAGAACAAAAGAGGATTAGGGGATCACTTTTCAATCCTCTAATTTGGAGTCGTCATTTagtgttttttctctcttcctcttGCAATTTTATTGGTACAATGAGGACTATTAGGGTGGAAGCTCACATCTCTTCAAGCATTATTGGACTTTTCTCTTTAtcctttatcttttacttttcaatGTCTAGCTAAAATCccttttttcactttttgattctttatatgataattttagtgGAAGTTAATTTTCCTATCTTTGTGCatgtattttctttcctttattcCCGAGATTTGATCACCTTTATAGAGATTATTGATCTATTTCGTGAATAAAAACTTTCTCTATAATTGTGCAGAGATACAAACCTAGTGTCACGACCAAGATCGAGGTGAAATAGCAAAAATTCTTAAGAAAAatggagttgccaccaacattatttgatttagaaaaatattggGAAAAACCATAAAACCATATTTGATTTACGAAAACATGATAGATAGGTTTGGGAGTTTGTTTAATGTTTATGCAAATTAAACACGTTACTCGTTCCACCATgaattaaaaaccaaatttcCAATGCATTATGAAAAGAGAAGGTGGTAGCAGTAGTTAAAAGAACAATAAACATACAAGACGAGAGATTGAATTATATGCATGTGCAATTATAAAAACCTTTTGCAAAGCAACCTTTTAAAGCAAGTTTGAAAGCTTCGTCCAATAAAACACGAGAGGAAAGGATAGGGAGAAAAGAACATAAGGGTTTATACTGATTTACTCAATAAAGTTACGTCAACAAACAATAATCTTATATCCAAGATTCCAAGTGGTACAAGGAACATTGCCACTTAATGAATTGTTTGCAATTTACCTGTCATAAGAAAAtatgtcttaaaaaaattatttgttttatagcaTATTTCATAAAACtagaacttaaaaaattaaaaataatgtattgtTAAGAAATACAACAAAATACATTTTGTAAGTAAGATAATTAAGGTGATACATACTTAGTGTTATTTGGTTTATACAAACGGTATACGTTTCAATTTGACATAGAAGAAGAAAGGGTGAAACAAAAGACAACTTACAATTTCTGAAGACATGGAAGACCCGAAAAGTTGGATGGAATTGTTCCAGGTAGTTTGTTGTTTGATAAGTCACTGCACACATCCCCATAGGTAAAACAATAAGATCATATGCAATCCATGTAATCATATTTTGAAGATTTTCTCCAACCACTTAACATAAGAGGAAAATATCCACAACGGGAAACCAAATAATTGAATGCAAGAccaaatttgtttattatttaagcAATAGAGGTTCTTACATGGTTGTGATATTGTCTGAAAGCTTATTAGTAGGAATTGATTCATGCAACTGAGGTCACTGGAATATAAACAAACATAAATCAGTAGAAACCATTACAAACAGTCTTGAACTGTCTTTTAAACAAGTACATGACATCTAACTCCTCATTTTGTCTGGTGCAGCCTACAGTTAGAATCCAAAAACATTAATGCATAAACTGagttaaaagaaaatgagataacTAAACTTACATATAAGCAAGGTGTGTTATCCTGCAGAAATCAGGACGTGGTCCTTGCAATTTGCAGTTCCAAAGGCTCCTGGTAAAACCAGGTAACCAATAACAATATTTAGACATGTGTCAACCTTACACTACGATAATTTCTTCTCACCGAACTAAATAATTTGTTTGAGACAAGAAATTTTATTGAGCAGaacaaagtgaaaaaaaaataaggagtgACAGTTTTTTATCCCTCaaacaatgaaaaaagaaaatagaggaaataataaaacttttccATAGCAATTTGGATATCGGGCAAATGCAACAGTTACAGCTTATTTTACCAATGAGGCAATGACAATATGCTCATTGAATGTTATGAAATAGTCATTTGAACAAAGCAAGCAGACCATGTTATACTAACTGAATCAAACAACTATGGGTGTGTACGTCATTCTTTTCAGTTATGTTTT
The nucleotide sequence above comes from Glycine soja cultivar W05 chromosome 11, ASM419377v2, whole genome shotgun sequence. Encoded proteins:
- the LOC114376542 gene encoding probable disease resistance protein At4g27220 isoform X1 encodes the protein MDTIVSVASPIVESQFGYLMSYKENLQRLENMAQRLEDTKVSMQHRVDEAEGNEEKIEDIVQNWLKEASDTVAEAKKLIDTEGHAEAGCCMGLIPNVWTRCQLSKGFREMTQKISEVIGNGKFDRISYRVPAEVTRTSSDIGYEALDSRTSVLNEIKEALKDPKMYMIGVHGMGGVGKTTLVNELEWQVKKDGSFGAVVIATITSSPNVKEIQNKIADALNKKLKKETEKERAGELCQRIREKKNVLIILDDIWSELDLTEVGIPFGDEHSGYKLVMTSRDLNVLIKMGTQIEFDLRALQEEDSWNLFQKMAGDVVKEINIKPIAENVAKCCAGLPLLIVTVAKGLRKKDATAWKDALIQLESFDHKELQNKVHPSLELSYNFLENEELKSLFLFIGSFGINEIDTEELFSYCWGLGFYGHLRTLTKARNRYYKLINDLRASSLLLEDPECIRMHDVVCDVAKSIASRFLPTYVVPRYRIIKDWPKVDQLQKCHYIIIPWSYIYELPEKLECPELKLLVLENRHGKLKVPDNFFYGIREVRTLSLYGMSFNPFLPPLYHLINLRTLNLCGCELGDIRMVAKLTNLEILQLGSSSIEELPKEIGHLTHLRLLNLATCSKLRVIPANLISSLTCLEELYMGSCPIEWEVEGRKSESNNASLGELWNLNQLTTLEISIQDTSVLPKDLEFLEKLERYYISVGYMWVRLRSGGDHETSRILKLTDSLWTNISLTTVEDLSFANLKDVKDVYQLNDGFPLLKHLHIQESDELLHIINSTEMSTPYSAFPNLETLVLFNLSNMKEICYGPVPAHSFEKLQVITVVDCDEMKNLLLYSLLKNLSQLREMQITRCKNMKEIIAVENQEDEKEVSEIVFCELHSVKLRQLPMLLSFCLPLTVEKDNQPIPLQALFNKKVVMPKLETLELRYINTCKIWDDILPVYSCIQNLTSLSVYSCHRLTSLFSSSVTRALVRLERLVIVNCSMLKDIFVQEEEEVGLPNLEELVIKSMCDLKSIWPNQLAPNSFSKLKRIIFEDCEGFDYVFPISVAKKLRQLQSLDMKRCVIKNIVEESDSSDMTNIYLARLSVDGCDNMNTIVQPSVLFPNLDELDVGSCHGVVNIITPSRAESLPKLRFLSIGCCDKLEEIYGSKNENDAPLREIYFMKLEVLLLMVLPRLTSFCRGNYNFYFQSLRMVQLDACSMMETFCHGKLTTPRLKKVLYEWGSKELWDDDLNTTTRTIFTKSFHNTEQDWNSSSELWRN
- the LOC114376542 gene encoding probable disease resistance protein At4g27220 isoform X2 — protein: MYMIGVHGMGGVGKTTLVNELEWQVKKDGSFGAVVIATITSSPNVKEIQNKIADALNKKLKKETEKERAGELCQRIREKKNVLIILDDIWSELDLTEVGIPFGDEHSGYKLVMTSRDLNVLIKMGTQIEFDLRALQEEDSWNLFQKMAGDVVKEINIKPIAENVAKCCAGLPLLIVTVAKGLRKKDATAWKDALIQLESFDHKELQNKVHPSLELSYNFLENEELKSLFLFIGSFGINEIDTEELFSYCWGLGFYGHLRTLTKARNRYYKLINDLRASSLLLEDPECIRMHDVVCDVAKSIASRFLPTYVVPRYRIIKDWPKVDQLQKCHYIIIPWSYIYELPEKLECPELKLLVLENRHGKLKVPDNFFYGIREVRTLSLYGMSFNPFLPPLYHLINLRTLNLCGCELGDIRMVAKLTNLEILQLGSSSIEELPKEIGHLTHLRLLNLATCSKLRVIPANLISSLTCLEELYMGSCPIEWEVEGRKSESNNASLGELWNLNQLTTLEISIQDTSVLPKDLEFLEKLERYYISVGYMWVRLRSGGDHETSRILKLTDSLWTNISLTTVEDLSFANLKDVKDVYQLNDGFPLLKHLHIQESDELLHIINSTEMSTPYSAFPNLETLVLFNLSNMKEICYGPVPAHSFEKLQVITVVDCDEMKNLLLYSLLKNLSQLREMQITRCKNMKEIIAVENQEDEKEVSEIVFCELHSVKLRQLPMLLSFCLPLTVEKDNQPIPLQALFNKKVVMPKLETLELRYINTCKIWDDILPVYSCIQNLTSLSVYSCHRLTSLFSSSVTRALVRLERLVIVNCSMLKDIFVQEEEEVGLPNLEELVIKSMCDLKSIWPNQLAPNSFSKLKRIIFEDCEGFDYVFPISVAKKLRQLQSLDMKRCVIKNIVEESDSSDMTNIYLARLSVDGCDNMNTIVQPSVLFPNLDELDVGSCHGVVNIITPSRAESLPKLRFLSIGCCDKLEEIYGSKNENDAPLREIYFMKLEVLLLMVLPRLTSFCRGNYNFYFQSLRMVQLDACSMMETFCHGKLTTPRLKKVLYEWGSKELWDDDLNTTTRTIFTKSFHNTEQDWNSSSELWRN